The following coding sequences are from one Streptomyces sp. NBC_01294 window:
- a CDS encoding carboxymuconolactone decarboxylase family protein, whose product MPNPSLVVPDVLPPMRALVKAVNNVGVPLQTLVLIHLRVSQINGRPVQIPVKKREFEEAGEEDHRLPLVETWREQTCFTDAERSVLALAEAATRINDRVDPVSDEVWNEAAKHWNEVELGAVVLHIGLVNLWNRVNVATKQEPVDWRINPKKWTPMTSRLTTAVR is encoded by the coding sequence ATGCCTAACCCGTCGCTGGTCGTTCCCGATGTACTGCCGCCCATGCGCGCGCTGGTCAAGGCCGTCAACAATGTCGGCGTGCCGTTGCAGACGCTGGTGCTCATCCACCTGCGGGTGAGCCAGATCAACGGCCGTCCGGTTCAGATTCCCGTGAAGAAGCGCGAGTTCGAGGAGGCGGGGGAGGAGGACCACCGTCTGCCCCTGGTGGAGACCTGGCGGGAGCAGACCTGCTTCACCGACGCCGAGCGCTCGGTGCTGGCGCTGGCCGAGGCCGCCACGCGCATCAACGACCGCGTGGACCCGGTGTCGGACGAGGTCTGGAACGAGGCCGCGAAGCACTGGAACGAGGTGGAGCTCGGCGCCGTGGTCCTGCACATCGGGCTGGTCAACCTTTGGAACCGCGTCAACGTCGCCACGAAGCAGGAGCCGGTGGACTGGCGCATCAACCCCAAGAAGTGGACCCCTATGACCTCGCGGCTCACCACGGCCGTCCGGTAG
- a CDS encoding gamma-glutamyl-gamma-aminobutyrate hydrolase family protein — translation MNDPAGAGRPVIGICARTAPVTLQGSDLVVSLALQSHVAFLSEAGCTPLLLPLLPGVEGLVGRLDGLLVPGGPDLDPALYGEAAHPVTRAMSPDADRVELALVRAALDAELPVLAICRGMQLLNVLHGGSLHQHLPDVTGHDGHRPGTPSFTLGHHRLKLQPGSRIAGVLDEDEPESACHHHQAVDRLGAGLTATGWAEDGTVEAVEVTDHPFAIGVQWEAGHTPDKRLHHALAQAAGSPKFTWPPNSQS, via the coding sequence ATGAACGATCCGGCCGGCGCCGGGCGGCCGGTGATCGGGATCTGCGCGCGGACCGCGCCGGTCACGCTCCAGGGCAGTGACCTGGTCGTCAGCCTCGCGCTCCAGTCGCACGTGGCCTTCCTGTCCGAGGCGGGCTGCACGCCCCTGCTGCTCCCGCTGCTGCCCGGCGTCGAAGGCCTGGTCGGCCGGCTCGACGGCCTGCTGGTTCCGGGCGGCCCCGATCTGGATCCGGCGCTGTACGGTGAGGCCGCGCACCCGGTGACCCGGGCGATGAGCCCGGACGCCGACCGCGTCGAACTGGCTCTGGTCCGGGCGGCACTTGACGCCGAGCTGCCCGTCCTGGCCATCTGTCGGGGCATGCAACTGCTCAACGTGCTGCACGGAGGCTCCCTCCACCAGCACCTGCCGGACGTCACGGGCCACGACGGCCACCGTCCGGGAACGCCGTCCTTCACGCTCGGCCACCACCGCTTGAAGCTTCAGCCGGGCAGCCGGATCGCCGGAGTCCTCGACGAGGACGAGCCGGAATCGGCCTGCCACCACCACCAGGCCGTCGACCGGCTCGGCGCCGGCCTCACCGCCACCGGCTGGGCGGAGGACGGGACGGTCGAGGCCGTCGAAGTCACGGATCATCCCTTCGCGATCGGCGTGCAATGGGAAGCCGGGCACACGCCCGACAAACGACTTCATCACGCACTCGCCCAAGCCGCCGGAAGCCCGAAATTCACTTGGCCGCCGAATTCGCAAAGTTGA
- the rfbB gene encoding dTDP-glucose 4,6-dehydratase yields MRILVTGGAGFIGSHYVRTMLDGGYPGYEDAHVTVLDRLTYAGNRDNLPLTHPRLSFVQGDILDRDLLPSVLEGQDAVVHFAAESHVDRSIRSGAAFVRTNVEGTQALLEACLAAGVERVVHVSTDEVYGSIEEGSWTEESPLLPNSPYAASKAASDLIALAYFRTHRLNVSITRCSNNYGPYQHPEKFIPLAVTHLLEGRPIPVYGDGQQVREWLHVDDHCRAVHRVLTGGRAGEAYNIGAGTAVANLTLAHRLAELCGAGPDMVRHITDRKGHDRRYALDQKKIEQELGHLPLTPFDEGLAQTVAWYQDNPQWWKPVKEGGGRP; encoded by the coding sequence ATGAGAATCCTCGTCACCGGCGGAGCCGGATTCATCGGCTCGCATTACGTACGGACCATGCTCGACGGGGGATATCCGGGGTACGAGGACGCGCACGTCACGGTTCTGGACCGGCTGACCTACGCGGGAAACCGTGACAACCTCCCCCTCACCCACCCGCGGCTCAGCTTCGTACAGGGGGACATCCTCGACCGGGACCTGCTGCCCTCGGTGCTGGAAGGCCAGGACGCGGTCGTGCACTTCGCGGCCGAGAGCCACGTGGACCGCTCGATCCGGAGCGGCGCGGCGTTCGTCCGGACCAACGTGGAGGGCACGCAGGCCCTGCTGGAGGCCTGCCTGGCGGCCGGCGTCGAGCGGGTGGTGCACGTCTCGACGGACGAGGTGTACGGGTCCATCGAGGAGGGCAGCTGGACCGAGGAGTCCCCCCTCCTGCCCAACTCCCCCTATGCCGCGTCCAAGGCCGCCTCCGACCTCATCGCCCTGGCCTACTTCCGCACGCACCGGCTGAACGTCTCGATCACCCGCTGCTCCAACAACTACGGCCCCTACCAGCACCCCGAGAAGTTCATTCCGCTCGCCGTCACCCATCTGCTCGAAGGACGCCCCATCCCCGTCTACGGGGACGGACAGCAGGTCCGCGAGTGGCTGCACGTGGACGACCACTGCCGGGCCGTGCACCGCGTGCTCACCGGGGGCCGGGCGGGCGAGGCCTACAACATCGGCGCCGGCACGGCGGTGGCGAACCTGACACTGGCCCACCGGCTCGCCGAACTGTGCGGAGCCGGCCCGGACATGGTCCGGCACATCACCGACCGCAAGGGGCACGACCGGCGCTACGCGCTGGACCAGAAGAAGATCGAACAGGAGCTCGGCCACCTGCCGCTCACCCCGTTCGACGAGGGCCTGGCGCAGACCGTCGCGTGGTACCAGGACAATCCGCAGTGGTGGAAGCCCGTCAAGGAAGGCGGTGGTCGGCCGTGA
- a CDS encoding NDP-hexose 2,3-dehydratase family protein: MSAPTRLVPRSRAGITERLALSAATPEGVHIPTADVPGWLNFHRLFCGTAIRRIPFAELDHWSFAPESGNLGHSSGRFFTVEGLHVVRPEAEWQQPIIVQPEIGILGILAKEFDGVLHFLMQAKMEPGNPNLVQLSPTVQATRSNYTKAHGGAEVKYLEHFVDPDHDHVLTDVLQSEHGAWFYRKRNRNMIVEVEGDVPLHDEFRWLTLGQIVAMLRLDNIVNMDARTVLASAPMAPPEQGALSSDSDLLAWFTGERARHDIITRRMPLPEIAGWQQDEHSISRVDDKFFRVVAVSIEGAGREVAGWTQPIIEPVAPGIVAFAYRVFDGVPHVLVHALVEGGFLDTAELAATVQYVPANYAHLDAEHRPPFLDLMLNASPDRIRYSATHSEEGGRFLNAESRYLIVETDEATTPAEAPPGFHWVTPGQLSWLAGHSRYVNVQARTLLAILNSGAADCTHLSV, translated from the coding sequence GTGAGCGCCCCGACCCGACTGGTTCCGCGGTCCCGCGCCGGGATCACCGAACGGCTGGCCCTGTCCGCCGCGACGCCCGAGGGCGTCCACATCCCGACGGCCGACGTGCCGGGCTGGCTGAACTTCCACCGGCTGTTCTGCGGCACGGCGATCCGGCGGATCCCGTTCGCCGAACTCGACCACTGGTCGTTCGCCCCGGAGAGCGGCAACCTCGGCCACAGCAGCGGCCGGTTCTTCACCGTCGAGGGCCTGCACGTCGTACGGCCCGAGGCCGAGTGGCAGCAGCCAATCATCGTGCAGCCGGAGATCGGCATCCTCGGCATCCTGGCCAAGGAGTTCGACGGGGTCCTCCACTTCCTCATGCAGGCGAAGATGGAGCCCGGCAACCCCAACCTCGTGCAGCTCTCCCCCACCGTGCAGGCCACCCGCAGCAACTACACGAAGGCGCACGGCGGGGCCGAGGTGAAGTACCTGGAGCACTTCGTCGATCCCGACCACGACCACGTGCTCACGGACGTCCTGCAGTCCGAGCACGGCGCCTGGTTCTACCGGAAGCGCAACCGCAACATGATCGTCGAGGTCGAGGGCGACGTACCCCTCCACGACGAGTTCCGCTGGCTCACCCTCGGGCAGATCGTGGCGATGCTGCGCCTGGACAACATAGTCAACATGGATGCGCGCACCGTGCTGGCGAGCGCTCCGATGGCCCCTCCCGAGCAGGGGGCGCTGTCGTCCGACTCCGACCTGCTGGCCTGGTTCACCGGGGAACGGGCCCGCCACGACATCATCACCCGCCGCATGCCCCTGCCGGAGATCGCCGGCTGGCAGCAGGACGAGCACTCCATCAGCCGGGTCGACGACAAGTTCTTCCGGGTGGTGGCGGTGTCCATCGAGGGCGCCGGCCGTGAGGTCGCCGGCTGGACCCAGCCGATCATCGAACCGGTGGCGCCCGGCATCGTCGCCTTCGCCTACCGCGTCTTCGACGGGGTCCCGCACGTCCTGGTGCACGCGCTCGTCGAGGGCGGCTTCCTGGACACCGCCGAACTCGCGGCGACGGTGCAGTACGTGCCGGCGAACTACGCCCACCTGGACGCCGAGCACCGTCCGCCCTTCCTCGACCTGATGCTGAACGCGTCCCCCGACCGCATCCGCTACTCGGCGACCCACTCCGAGGAGGGCGGCCGGTTCCTCAACGCCGAAAGCCGCTACCTGATCGTCGAGACCGACGAGGCCACGACCCCCGCGGAGGCGCCCCCGGGGTTCCACTGGGTCACACCGGGCCAGCTGAGCTGGCTCGCCGGGCACAGCCGCTACGTCAACGTGCAGGCCAGGACCCTGCTCGCCATCCTCAACTCGGGCGCGGCCGACTGCACCCACCTGTCCGTCTGA
- a CDS encoding VOC family protein — MADPAVQGIKTVLHPVADLAAAKQVYTALLGIEPQTDQDFYVGFDVAGQHIGLVPGAGTQGMSSPVAYWHVRDIQAKLAEVTAAGATVQNAAADVGGGRLVATVTDIDGNVLGLMQDR, encoded by the coding sequence ATGGCTGACCCTGCCGTCCAGGGAATCAAGACCGTGCTGCATCCCGTCGCGGACCTGGCAGCAGCCAAGCAGGTGTACACCGCACTGCTCGGCATCGAACCGCAGACCGACCAGGACTTCTACGTCGGCTTCGACGTCGCAGGTCAGCACATCGGACTGGTCCCGGGAGCGGGCACGCAGGGCATGAGCTCACCGGTCGCCTACTGGCACGTCCGGGACATCCAGGCGAAGCTCGCCGAGGTGACCGCGGCGGGTGCCACGGTGCAGAACGCGGCGGCCGATGTCGGCGGCGGCCGCCTGGTGGCCACCGTCACCGACATCGACGGAAACGTCCTCGGACTGATGCAGGACCGCTAA
- a CDS encoding excinuclease ABC subunit UvrA, producing the protein MSKDTRTDGQPSEPNAANSHDVIRVLGARVNNLKDVSVEIPKRQLTVFTGVSGSGKSSLVFGTIAAESQRLINETYSAFVQGFMPSLARPEVDVLEGLTTAIIVDQQRLGADPRSTVGTATDTNAMLRILFSRLATPHIGPPSAYAFNVPKRTASGAMKVDKGKGERIVVSKAVYHGGMCARCEGRGTVSDIDLTQLYDDSKAIGDGAFTIPGWKQDSFWTTRVYAESGILDPKKPIREFTKKEMQDFLHGEAVKVKIDGVNLTYEGLIPKIQKSMLSKDKDSLQPHVRAFVERAVAFAACPSCEGTRLSEEARSSKIDGVSIADACAMEIRDLAAWVRALDEPSVAPLLAKLLFTLESITEIGLGYLSLERPAGTLSGGEGQRIKMIRHLGSALTDTTYVFDEPTTGLHPHDISRMNDLLLRLRDKGNTVLVVEHKPEAIAIADHIVDLGPRAGAGGGQVMFEGSLEGLRASGTLTGRHLDDRATLKETVRTPKGHLEIRGASTHNLRNVDVDLPLGVLCVVTGVAGSGKSSLIHGSVARRDGVVAVDQSPIKGSRRSNPATYTGLLDPIRNAFAKANGVKPALFSANSEGACPTCNGAGVIYTDLAMMAGVATTCEDCEGKRFEASVLDYRLGGRDISEVLAMPVDEAKEFFGAGEARVPAAHRILERLSDVGLGYLDIGRPLTTLSGGERQRLKLATHMADKGGVYVLDEPTTGLHLADVENLLGLLDRLVDAGKSVIVIEHHQAVMAHADWIVDVGPGAGHEGGTIVFEGSPADLVAARSTRTGEHLAAYVGR; encoded by the coding sequence ATGAGCAAGGACACCCGGACGGACGGGCAGCCGTCCGAGCCGAACGCCGCCAACAGCCACGACGTGATCCGCGTGCTCGGTGCGCGCGTGAACAACCTCAAGGACGTCAGCGTCGAGATCCCGAAGCGTCAGTTGACGGTGTTCACCGGGGTCTCCGGTTCGGGCAAGAGCTCGCTGGTGTTCGGCACGATCGCCGCGGAGTCGCAGCGGCTGATCAACGAGACGTACAGCGCCTTCGTCCAGGGCTTCATGCCGTCGCTCGCGCGGCCCGAGGTCGACGTCCTGGAAGGGCTGACGACGGCGATCATCGTCGACCAGCAGCGGCTCGGCGCGGACCCCCGCTCCACGGTCGGCACCGCCACCGACACCAACGCGATGCTGCGCATCCTCTTCAGCCGGCTCGCCACCCCGCACATCGGCCCGCCCAGCGCGTACGCCTTCAACGTCCCCAAGCGGACGGCGAGCGGGGCCATGAAGGTCGACAAGGGCAAGGGCGAGCGGATCGTCGTGAGCAAGGCCGTCTACCACGGCGGCATGTGCGCGCGCTGCGAAGGCCGCGGCACGGTCTCCGACATCGACCTCACCCAGCTCTACGACGACTCCAAGGCGATCGGCGACGGCGCGTTCACCATCCCCGGCTGGAAGCAGGACAGCTTCTGGACCACACGGGTCTACGCCGAGTCCGGCATCCTCGACCCGAAGAAGCCGATCCGCGAGTTCACCAAGAAGGAGATGCAGGACTTCCTCCACGGTGAGGCGGTCAAGGTGAAGATCGACGGCGTCAACCTCACCTACGAGGGCCTGATCCCGAAGATCCAGAAGTCGATGCTGTCCAAGGACAAGGACTCGCTGCAGCCGCACGTCCGGGCGTTCGTGGAGCGGGCGGTGGCCTTCGCCGCCTGTCCCTCATGCGAGGGCACCCGGCTCAGCGAGGAGGCCAGGTCGTCGAAGATCGACGGGGTCAGCATCGCCGACGCCTGTGCCATGGAGATCAGGGACCTGGCCGCCTGGGTGCGCGCTCTGGACGAGCCCTCGGTCGCGCCGCTGCTGGCCAAGCTGCTGTTCACCCTGGAATCGATCACGGAGATCGGACTGGGCTACCTCTCGCTCGAACGCCCCGCGGGCACCCTGTCGGGCGGCGAGGGTCAGCGCATCAAGATGATCCGCCACCTCGGCTCCGCGCTCACCGACACCACCTACGTCTTCGACGAGCCCACCACCGGCCTGCACCCCCACGACATCAGCCGGATGAACGACCTGCTGCTGCGGCTGCGCGACAAGGGCAACACGGTGCTCGTCGTGGAGCACAAGCCGGAGGCGATCGCCATCGCCGACCACATCGTCGACCTCGGCCCGCGCGCGGGCGCCGGCGGCGGCCAGGTGATGTTCGAGGGCTCCCTCGAAGGGCTGCGCGCCAGCGGCACCCTCACCGGCCGCCACCTCGACGACCGGGCCACCCTCAAGGAGACGGTGCGCACCCCCAAGGGGCACCTGGAGATCCGCGGCGCCTCGACGCACAACCTCCGGAACGTCGACGTCGACCTCCCGCTCGGCGTGCTGTGCGTCGTCACCGGCGTGGCCGGCTCGGGCAAGAGCTCGCTGATCCACGGCTCGGTGGCGCGCAGGGACGGCGTGGTGGCCGTCGACCAGTCGCCGATCAAGGGGTCGCGCCGCAGCAACCCGGCGACCTACACCGGCCTGCTCGACCCGATCCGCAACGCCTTCGCCAAGGCCAACGGCGTCAAGCCCGCACTGTTCAGCGCCAACTCCGAGGGCGCCTGCCCCACCTGCAACGGCGCGGGCGTCATCTACACCGACCTGGCGATGATGGCCGGGGTCGCCACGACCTGCGAGGACTGCGAGGGCAAGCGGTTCGAGGCGTCGGTCCTCGACTACCGCCTGGGCGGCCGCGACATCAGCGAGGTCCTCGCCATGCCCGTCGACGAGGCCAAGGAGTTCTTCGGCGCCGGCGAGGCGCGCGTCCCCGCCGCCCACCGGATCCTCGAACGCCTCTCCGACGTGGGCCTCGGCTACCTCGACATCGGCCGGCCCCTCACCACCCTGTCCGGCGGCGAGCGCCAGCGCCTCAAGCTGGCGACCCACATGGCGGACAAGGGCGGCGTCTACGTCCTCGACGAGCCGACCACCGGCCTGCACCTCGCCGACGTCGAGAACCTGCTCGGCCTGCTCGACCGGCTGGTCGACGCGGGCAAGTCGGTCATCGTCATCGAGCACCACCAGGCCGTGATGGCCCACGCCGACTGGATCGTCGACGTCGGCCCCGGCGCCGGCCACGAGGGCGGCACGATCGTCTTCGAGGGCAGCCCCGCCGACCTCGTCGCCGCCCGCTCCACCCGCACCGGCGAACACCTGGCGGCGTACGTCGGCCGCTAG
- a CDS encoding ABC transporter ATP-binding protein, with protein MIEAKNLTKRYGDKTAVNDLSFTVEPGRVTGFLGPNGAGKSTTMRLLLGLDRPDGGKATINGVAYRDLPQPMRVAGALLEARAVHTGRSAYDHLLCLAQTQGFGKRRVQEVIDQVGLASVARKRAGGFSLGMGQRLGIAAALLGDPAALILDEPVNGLDPEGILWIRNLMKSLASEGRAVFVSSHLMNEMAVTADHLIVIGRGRLVADCSTQEFIEASTEQSVLVKTPDRARLAELLKAEGATVTDAEDGDLDVVGIEAPRIAELAAAGGLVLHELSTRRGSLEEAFMELTKDAVEYDAAVPTAGGVK; from the coding sequence ATGATCGAGGCCAAGAACCTCACGAAACGCTACGGCGACAAGACCGCGGTGAACGACCTGTCGTTCACCGTCGAGCCCGGCCGGGTCACCGGCTTCCTGGGCCCCAACGGCGCAGGCAAGTCCACCACGATGCGGCTGCTGCTGGGGCTCGACCGCCCCGACGGCGGCAAGGCCACCATCAACGGCGTGGCCTACCGCGACCTCCCGCAGCCCATGCGGGTGGCCGGGGCCCTGTTGGAGGCGCGCGCCGTCCACACCGGCCGCAGCGCCTACGACCACCTGCTCTGCCTCGCCCAGACCCAGGGCTTCGGCAAGCGCAGGGTCCAGGAGGTCATCGACCAGGTCGGTCTGGCCTCGGTGGCGCGCAAGCGGGCCGGCGGTTTCTCGCTCGGCATGGGGCAGCGACTCGGCATCGCCGCAGCGCTGTTGGGCGACCCGGCGGCGCTGATCCTGGACGAGCCGGTCAACGGTCTCGACCCGGAGGGCATTCTCTGGATCCGCAACCTGATGAAGTCGCTCGCGTCCGAGGGCCGCGCCGTCTTCGTCTCCAGCCACCTGATGAACGAGATGGCCGTCACCGCCGACCACCTCATCGTCATCGGCCGCGGCCGGCTGGTCGCCGACTGCTCCACCCAGGAGTTCATCGAGGCCAGCACCGAGCAGTCGGTCCTGGTGAAGACCCCCGACCGGGCGCGGCTCGCCGAGCTGCTGAAGGCCGAGGGCGCCACCGTCACCGACGCCGAGGACGGCGACCTGGACGTCGTCGGGATCGAGGCCCCCCGCATCGCCGAACTCGCCGCCGCCGGCGGCCTGGTCCTGCACGAGCTGTCGACCCGGCGCGGCTCGCTCGAGGAAGCCTTCATGGAACTGACCAAGGACGCCGTCGAGTACGACGCCGCCGTGCCCACCGCCGGAGGTGTGAAGTGA